In Desulfofundulus kuznetsovii DSM 6115, the following are encoded in one genomic region:
- the rplP gene encoding 50S ribosomal protein L16: MLMPKRVKYRKQHRVRDLSGRAKGGTEVHFGEYGLMALEPAWITSRQIEAARIAMTRYIRRGGKVWIRIFPDRPITAKPAETRMGSGKGAPEYWVAVVKPGRILFELAGIDEEVAREAMRLASHKLPIKTKFVKRGSEANEG, from the coding sequence ATGCTCATGCCCAAGAGGGTTAAATATCGTAAACAGCACCGTGTAAGGGATCTGAGCGGCAGGGCCAAGGGGGGTACGGAGGTACACTTTGGCGAGTACGGGCTGATGGCCCTGGAGCCGGCCTGGATTACCAGCCGTCAAATTGAGGCCGCCCGTATTGCCATGACCCGTTACATTCGCCGGGGCGGGAAGGTGTGGATCAGGATATTCCCGGACCGGCCGATTACCGCCAAGCCTGCCGAAACCCGGATGGGCAGCGGTAAAGGTGCTCCCGAGTACTGGGTGGCGGTCGTCAAACCCGGGCGGATTTTGTTTGAGCTGGCCGGTATTGACGAGGAGGTGGCCCGGGAAGCCATGCGCCTGGCCTCTCACAAGCTGCCCATTAAAACAAAGTTTGTCAAACGTGGGAGTGAGGCAAATGAAGGCTAA
- the rpsC gene encoding 30S ribosomal protein S3, with protein sequence MGQKVHPKGLRIGIIKDWDAKWFADKKNFANLLLEDVKIRRYIKQKLYAAGISRITIERAANRIRISIYTAKPGIVIGRGGAEVENLRRELEKMTGKQVHVNIVEIKVPELDAQLVAENVAAQIEKRVAFRRAMKQAVSRAMKMGARGIKVSVSGRLAGAEIARTEWYSEGKVPLHTLRADIDYGFAEADTTYGKIGVKVWIYKGEVLPEAKAAAGQGGEKAYAHAQEG encoded by the coding sequence GTGGGCCAGAAGGTACATCCCAAAGGGTTGCGCATTGGCATTATCAAAGACTGGGACGCCAAATGGTTTGCCGATAAGAAGAATTTTGCCAACCTGCTTTTAGAAGATGTGAAGATCCGCAGATATATCAAGCAAAAGCTTTATGCCGCCGGCATCTCCCGCATTACCATTGAACGGGCGGCCAACCGCATCCGCATCAGCATTTATACGGCCAAACCGGGGATTGTCATCGGCCGGGGCGGTGCGGAAGTGGAAAACCTGCGCCGGGAACTGGAAAAAATGACGGGCAAGCAGGTACACGTGAACATAGTGGAAATCAAAGTGCCCGAGCTGGACGCCCAGCTGGTGGCGGAGAACGTGGCCGCCCAGATCGAAAAGCGGGTTGCCTTCCGGCGTGCCATGAAACAGGCCGTGTCGCGGGCCATGAAAATGGGCGCCAGGGGGATCAAGGTTTCCGTCAGCGGCCGGCTGGCCGGGGCGGAGATTGCCCGTACCGAGTGGTACAGCGAGGGCAAGGTACCCCTGCACACCCTGCGGGCGGATATCGATTACGGCTTTGCGGAGGCGGACACCACTTACGGCAAGATCGGCGTAAAGGTATGGATTTACAAGGGAGAAGTGCTGCCGGAGGCCAAGGCTGCTGCCGGTCAAGGAGGAGAGAAGGCCTATGCTCATGCCCAAGAGGGTTAA
- the rplV gene encoding 50S ribosomal protein L22 — protein MEARAVARYVRISPRKVRQVVDLIRGKDVREALAILKFTPKRAAVPVAKVIKSAAANAEHNYDMNPDNLYIAAAYVDQGPTWKRYQARAMGRADLLRRRTSHITVVVKEKE, from the coding sequence ATGGAAGCCAGAGCAGTGGCCAGGTACGTGCGCATTTCGCCCCGCAAGGTGCGCCAGGTGGTGGATCTCATCCGGGGGAAGGATGTGCGTGAGGCGCTGGCCATCCTGAAGTTTACGCCTAAAAGGGCCGCGGTTCCGGTGGCCAAGGTAATTAAGTCGGCTGCGGCCAACGCCGAACACAACTACGATATGAATCCCGATAATCTCTATATTGCGGCGGCTTATGTGGATCAGGGTCCCACCTGGAAGCGTTACCAGGCCCGGGCCATGGGCCGGGCGGACCTGCTGCGCAGGCGGACCAGCCACATCACTGTGGTGGTCAAGGAAAAGGAATAG
- the rpsS gene encoding 30S ribosomal protein S19, which translates to MGRSLKKGPYCDPKLLKKIEEMNAKGEKRVIKTWSRRSTIFPQMIGHTIAVHDGRKHVPIYITEDMVGHKLGEFAPTRLFRGHGAHTERSTALK; encoded by the coding sequence ATGGGACGTTCTTTAAAAAAGGGCCCTTACTGCGATCCGAAGCTATTGAAAAAAATCGAGGAAATGAACGCTAAAGGGGAAAAGCGGGTCATCAAGACCTGGTCCCGCCGTTCGACCATTTTCCCGCAGATGATCGGTCATACCATTGCCGTACACGACGGCCGGAAACACGTTCCCATATATATTACCGAAGACATGGTGGGGCATAAGCTGGGTGAGTTTGCTCCCACCCGGTTGTTCCGGGGTCACGGTGCCCACACCGAAAGATCCACGGCCCTGAAGTAA
- the rplB gene encoding 50S ribosomal protein L2: MGIKKFKPTSPGRRFVTVATFDEITKTEPEKSLLAPLRKKAGRNFQGRITVRHRGGGHKRMYRIIDFKRDKDGIPAKVASIEYDPNRSARIALLHYADGEKRYILAPVGLEVGMTVVSGPDADIKVGNALPLRNIPVGTLVHNLELYPGGGGQLVRSAGAAAQVMAKEGKYAHIRMPSGEMRLLLLDCRATIGQVGNVEHENITIGKAGRSRWLGIRPTVRGVVMNPVDHPHGGGEGRSPIGRNPVTPWGKPALGARTRRKKPSDRLIIKRRAK; encoded by the coding sequence TTGGGTATTAAAAAGTTCAAGCCGACATCTCCCGGGCGGCGGTTTGTCACCGTAGCGACCTTTGATGAAATCACCAAAACCGAACCGGAAAAATCCCTGCTGGCGCCGCTGAGGAAAAAGGCCGGCCGCAATTTCCAGGGCAGGATTACCGTAAGGCACCGGGGCGGCGGCCACAAGCGCATGTACCGGATCATTGACTTCAAACGGGATAAGGACGGCATCCCGGCCAAAGTGGCCAGCATTGAATACGATCCCAACCGTTCGGCCCGTATTGCCCTGTTGCACTATGCCGACGGGGAAAAACGCTACATCCTGGCTCCCGTGGGGCTGGAAGTGGGCATGACGGTGGTATCGGGTCCCGACGCCGACATCAAGGTGGGCAACGCGCTGCCCCTGCGGAATATCCCGGTGGGTACCCTGGTGCACAACCTGGAGCTGTATCCGGGCGGCGGCGGACAGCTGGTGCGCTCGGCGGGTGCGGCGGCCCAGGTTATGGCCAAGGAAGGCAAGTATGCCCACATTCGCATGCCTTCGGGCGAAATGCGGCTGCTTCTTCTGGATTGCCGGGCCACCATCGGCCAGGTGGGCAATGTGGAGCATGAAAACATCACCATCGGTAAAGCCGGCCGCTCGCGCTGGCTGGGCATCAGGCCGACCGTGCGCGGTGTGGTCATGAACCCGGTGGATCACCCCCACGGCGGCGGTGAAGGCCGTTCCCCCATTGGCCGTAACCCGGTTACTCCCTGGGGCAAGCCGGCCCTGGGCGCCCGTACGCGCAGGAAAAAGCCCAGCGATCGCCTGATCATCAAGAGAAGGGCGAAGTAG
- the rplW gene encoding 50S ribosomal protein L23 gives MKNPRDILKRPVITEKSMSLLADNKYTFIVDPHANKVEIKRAVEELFKVKVEKVNTMRVKGKTKRVRNVVGRRPDVKKAIVTLRKGDKIELFEGV, from the coding sequence GTGAAAAACCCCCGGGATATTTTAAAGCGGCCGGTAATTACGGAGAAGAGCATGTCCCTGCTGGCCGACAACAAATACACTTTTATCGTCGATCCCCATGCCAATAAGGTGGAAATCAAGAGAGCGGTAGAAGAACTGTTCAAGGTGAAAGTGGAAAAGGTAAACACCATGCGGGTTAAAGGGAAAACAAAACGGGTGCGGAATGTCGTTGGTCGCCGCCCCGACGTCAAGAAAGCCATCGTCACCCTGCGGAAAGGGGATAAGATCGAACTCTTTGAGGGTGTGTAA
- the rplD gene encoding 50S ribosomal protein L4, translating to MPTVAVYNINGDQVGEIHLRDDVFGVPVHMSVLHDAVVWQLAGRRLGTHDTKTRAEVRGGGRKPWRQKGTGRARHGSIRSPLWRKGGIVFGPHPRDYSYRLPRKVRRLAMKSALSAKVQDGKIVVLEDLKLEQPRTKDMVRILGNLKVNDKALVVTADREENVIKSARNIPGIKPMAADGLNVYDLLAHNTLVITKDAVARVQEVLAR from the coding sequence ATGCCTACAGTTGCCGTTTACAATATCAACGGGGACCAGGTGGGCGAAATCCATTTGCGGGACGATGTATTCGGCGTTCCCGTGCATATGTCCGTGCTGCACGATGCCGTAGTCTGGCAACTGGCCGGGCGCCGTCTGGGAACCCATGATACCAAGACCCGTGCCGAGGTCCGGGGCGGCGGACGCAAACCCTGGCGCCAGAAAGGTACCGGCCGTGCCCGTCACGGCAGCATCCGTTCCCCCCTCTGGCGGAAGGGCGGCATAGTCTTTGGTCCCCATCCCCGGGACTACAGTTACCGGTTGCCCCGTAAGGTGCGGCGCCTGGCCATGAAGTCCGCCCTGTCGGCCAAGGTGCAGGACGGCAAAATTGTGGTTCTGGAAGACCTGAAGCTGGAACAGCCCCGCACCAAGGATATGGTGCGCATTTTGGGGAACCTCAAGGTAAATGACAAGGCCCTGGTGGTTACTGCCGACCGGGAGGAAAACGTGATCAAGTCGGCCCGGAATATCCCCGGTATTAAACCCATGGCCGCCGATGGTCTTAATGTGTACGACCTGTTGGCCCATAATACGCTGGTCATAACGAAGGACGCGGTGGCCAGGGTCCAGGAGGTGCTGGCCCGGTGA
- the rplC gene encoding 50S ribosomal protein L3, with translation MPKGILGRKVGMTQIFNDAGQAIPVTVIEAGPCIVVQKKTPERDGYSAIQLGFGEKPERLVNKPLKGHFAKAGVRPLRFLRELRVENVEDYQVGQEIKADVFAAGERVDVVGTSRGRGFAGGIKRHGFHRGPMAHGSKYHRRPGSLGAKGPARVFKGRKLPGHYGVERVTVQNLEVVRVDPERNLLAVKGSVPGPRGGLLLVKETVKAR, from the coding sequence ATGCCCAAGGGCATCCTCGGCCGTAAAGTCGGCATGACCCAGATTTTCAATGATGCCGGGCAGGCCATTCCCGTTACAGTTATCGAAGCCGGTCCCTGCATAGTGGTGCAAAAGAAAACCCCCGAGCGGGACGGATACAGTGCGATCCAGCTGGGTTTTGGCGAAAAGCCCGAGCGTTTGGTCAACAAACCCTTGAAAGGGCATTTTGCTAAAGCCGGCGTGCGGCCTTTGCGTTTTCTGCGGGAATTGCGCGTGGAAAATGTGGAAGATTACCAGGTGGGGCAGGAAATTAAGGCCGATGTCTTTGCCGCCGGTGAAAGGGTGGATGTGGTCGGTACATCCAGGGGCCGTGGTTTTGCAGGCGGCATTAAACGCCACGGCTTTCACCGGGGACCCATGGCCCACGGTTCCAAATACCACCGGCGGCCCGGTTCCCTGGGAGCGAAAGGACCGGCCCGGGTTTTCAAAGGAAGAAAGTTGCCCGGACATTACGGTGTGGAGCGGGTAACGGTGCAAAACCTGGAAGTAGTGCGGGTGGACCCCGAGAGAAATCTTCTGGCCGTGAAAGGATCTGTCCCTGGCCCCCGCGGGGGTCTTTTGCTGGTTAAGGAAACCGTTAAGGCCCGCTAG
- the rpsJ gene encoding 30S ribosomal protein S10, which produces MKKQKIRIRLKAYDHHMLDQSAQKIVETARRTGAQVAGPIPLPTEKNIYTILRSPHVNKDSREQFEIRTHKRLIDILEPTPKTVDALMRLDLPAGVDIEIKL; this is translated from the coding sequence TTGAAAAAGCAAAAGATTCGCATCCGGCTCAAGGCCTACGATCACCACATGCTGGATCAGTCGGCCCAGAAGATTGTGGAGACCGCCCGGCGCACCGGCGCCCAGGTAGCCGGCCCTATTCCTCTGCCCACGGAGAAAAATATTTACACCATTTTGCGTTCACCCCACGTCAACAAGGACTCGCGGGAGCAGTTTGAGATACGGACGCACAAGCGCCTGATTGATATCCTGGAACCCACGCCTAAAACCGTGGACGCCTTAATGCGCCTGGATCTGCCTGCCGGGGTGGACATTGAAATCAAGCTTTAG
- the tuf gene encoding elongation factor Tu: MAKAKFERTKPHVNVGTIGHVDHGKTTLTAAITTVLATVGKAQVKKYEEIDNAPEERERGITINTAHVEYETEKRHYAHVDCPGHADYVKNMITGAAQMDGAILVVSAADGPMPQTREHILLARQVGVPYIVVYMNKADMVDDAELLELVEMEVRELLSTYEFPGDDVPVITGSALKALECGCGKRECEWCKSIWELMDAVDEYIPTPQRDIDKPFLMPIEDVFSITGRGTVVTGRVERGTVKVGDEVEIVGLMEKPKKTVVTGVEMFRKILDRGEAGDNIGCLLRGIERKEVERGMVLAKPGSIKPHTHFSAEVYVLTKEEGGRHTPFFNGYRPQFYFRTTDVTGTITLPEGVEMVMPGDNVRLEIKLITPIAIEEGLRFAIREGGRTVGAGVVTQIIE, translated from the coding sequence ATGGCCAAGGCCAAATTTGAGCGGACGAAACCCCACGTAAACGTAGGGACCATTGGACACGTTGACCACGGGAAGACCACTTTGACGGCAGCCATCACCACGGTGCTGGCCACGGTGGGCAAGGCGCAGGTGAAGAAATACGAAGAGATCGACAACGCTCCGGAAGAGCGGGAGCGGGGGATTACCATTAACACGGCCCACGTGGAATACGAGACGGAGAAGAGGCACTATGCCCACGTGGACTGTCCGGGTCACGCGGACTACGTGAAGAACATGATCACGGGTGCGGCCCAGATGGACGGTGCGATTCTGGTGGTATCGGCGGCGGACGGTCCCATGCCCCAGACGCGGGAGCACATATTGCTGGCCCGGCAGGTGGGTGTGCCCTACATTGTGGTGTACATGAACAAGGCGGACATGGTGGACGACGCGGAACTTCTGGAACTGGTGGAGATGGAAGTGCGGGAACTTCTGTCCACCTACGAATTTCCCGGGGACGACGTACCGGTGATCACCGGTTCGGCGTTGAAGGCACTGGAATGCGGCTGCGGGAAGCGGGAGTGCGAATGGTGCAAATCGATCTGGGAACTGATGGACGCGGTGGACGAATACATTCCGACACCGCAGCGTGACATTGACAAGCCCTTCCTGATGCCCATAGAGGACGTGTTCAGCATCACCGGTCGCGGTACGGTGGTGACGGGGCGTGTAGAGCGTGGCACGGTGAAGGTGGGCGACGAAGTAGAGATCGTGGGTTTGATGGAAAAGCCGAAGAAGACGGTGGTCACGGGAGTGGAGATGTTCCGGAAGATCCTGGACCGTGGGGAAGCTGGGGACAACATTGGGTGTCTGCTGCGGGGTATCGAGCGTAAGGAAGTGGAGCGGGGGATGGTGCTGGCGAAGCCCGGGAGCATCAAGCCGCACACCCACTTCAGCGCGGAAGTATACGTGCTGACGAAGGAAGAAGGTGGGCGGCACACGCCGTTCTTTAACGGGTACCGGCCGCAGTTTTACTTCCGGACGACGGACGTGACGGGGACGATAACGCTGCCTGAAGGTGTGGAGATGGTGATGCCCGGGGACAACGTTCGGCTGGAGATCAAGCTGATCACCCCCATTGCCATTGAAGAAGGGCTGCGCTTCGCCATCCGGGAAGGTGGCCGTACCGTCGGAGCCGGCGTGGTCACCCAGATTATCGAGTAG
- the fusA gene encoding elongation factor G, translating to MARQFPLERTRNIGIMAHIDAGKTTTTERILFYTGRVHKMGEVHDGAATMDWMVQEQERGITITSAATSCQWRDHCINIIDTPGHVDFTVEVERSLRVLDGAVAIFCSVGGVEPQSETVWRQADKYGVPRIAYINKMDRVGADFFRSMSMIRERLGANPVAIQLPIGAEDSFAGVVDLIRNKAIIYVDDLGTRSKETAIPEEMRELVAEYREKLLEAVAESDEELMIKYLEGEELTEEEIKRGIRKATLAVKMIPVLCGSSFKNKGVQPLLDAIVDFLPAPTDIPAIRGLNPETGVEDKRVARDDEPFSALAFKIMADPYVGKLTFFRVYSGKVTSGSYVYNSTKNRRERIGRILRMHANHREEIDEAYAGDIVAAVGLKETTTGDTLCDEKHPIVLESMDFPEPVISVAIEPKTKADQDKMGAALSKLAEEDPTFRMHTDPETGQTIISGMGELHLEIIVDRLMREFKVEANVGRPQVAYKETIREKVKAEGKFIRQTGGRGQYGHVVLEIEPLERGAGYEFVSKIVGGVVPKEYIPAIDAGVKEAMENGVLAGYPVVDVRVTLVDGSYHEVDSSEMAFKIAGSIAFKNGAQKAKPVLLEPVMKVEVVVMEEYMGDVIGDLNARRGRIEEMERRGNAQVIHAYVPLAEMFGYATDLRSRTQGRGTYTMQFSHYEEVPPSMAEAIIARRRG from the coding sequence ATGGCACGGCAATTTCCACTGGAAAGAACACGCAACATCGGTATAATGGCCCACATTGATGCCGGCAAGACCACCACCACCGAACGGATTCTTTTTTATACCGGCCGTGTGCACAAAATGGGTGAAGTTCATGACGGGGCTGCCACCATGGACTGGATGGTGCAGGAGCAGGAACGGGGCATTACCATTACCTCCGCTGCCACCAGCTGCCAGTGGCGGGATCATTGTATTAACATTATCGACACGCCTGGGCACGTGGACTTTACTGTGGAAGTAGAACGCTCCCTGCGGGTGCTTGATGGGGCCGTGGCCATCTTCTGTTCCGTGGGCGGCGTGGAGCCCCAGTCGGAGACCGTGTGGCGCCAGGCCGACAAGTACGGTGTACCGCGGATTGCTTACATTAATAAGATGGACCGGGTCGGCGCGGATTTCTTCCGCAGCATGTCCATGATCCGGGAACGGCTGGGAGCCAACCCGGTGGCCATCCAGCTCCCCATAGGCGCCGAGGACAGCTTTGCCGGTGTGGTAGATCTGATCCGTAACAAGGCCATTATTTATGTTGATGATCTGGGCACGCGCAGCAAGGAGACGGCCATCCCGGAGGAAATGCGTGAACTGGTGGCCGAATACCGGGAAAAGCTTTTGGAAGCAGTGGCCGAGTCCGATGAGGAATTGATGATCAAGTATCTGGAAGGCGAAGAACTGACTGAAGAGGAGATCAAGCGGGGCATCCGCAAAGCCACTCTGGCCGTGAAGATGATCCCGGTGCTGTGCGGCTCCTCCTTCAAAAACAAGGGTGTACAGCCCCTTCTGGATGCCATTGTCGACTTCCTTCCGGCACCGACGGACATACCGGCCATCCGAGGTCTCAACCCCGAAACCGGGGTGGAGGATAAGCGGGTGGCCAGGGACGATGAACCATTTTCGGCCCTGGCCTTTAAGATCATGGCCGATCCTTATGTGGGTAAACTGACCTTTTTCCGGGTATACTCGGGTAAGGTAACTTCTGGCTCCTATGTTTATAACTCCACCAAAAACCGGCGGGAACGCATCGGGCGCATTTTGCGCATGCATGCCAACCACCGGGAGGAAATAGATGAGGCTTATGCCGGGGACATTGTGGCCGCGGTGGGCTTGAAGGAAACCACCACGGGGGATACCCTGTGCGATGAAAAACACCCCATCGTCCTGGAGTCCATGGATTTCCCCGAGCCGGTGATTTCCGTGGCCATCGAGCCCAAGACCAAGGCCGACCAGGACAAAATGGGCGCGGCTCTCTCCAAGCTGGCCGAAGAGGACCCCACCTTCAGGATGCATACCGATCCGGAAACGGGCCAGACCATTATTTCCGGCATGGGCGAGCTGCACCTGGAGATTATCGTCGACCGCCTGATGCGGGAGTTTAAGGTCGAGGCCAATGTGGGACGCCCCCAGGTGGCCTACAAGGAGACCATCAGGGAAAAGGTCAAGGCCGAAGGCAAGTTCATCCGGCAGACCGGCGGCCGCGGCCAGTACGGCCATGTGGTTCTGGAAATCGAGCCTCTGGAGCGGGGCGCCGGTTACGAGTTTGTCAGCAAGATTGTCGGCGGTGTGGTGCCCAAGGAATACATCCCGGCCATCGATGCCGGCGTCAAGGAAGCCATGGAAAACGGTGTCCTGGCCGGGTACCCGGTAGTGGACGTACGGGTAACCCTGGTGGACGGCTCCTACCATGAAGTGGACTCCTCGGAAATGGCCTTTAAGATTGCCGGTTCCATCGCCTTCAAAAACGGGGCGCAAAAGGCCAAACCGGTGCTGCTGGAACCGGTTATGAAGGTGGAAGTGGTGGTCATGGAGGAGTACATGGGGGATGTAATCGGGGACCTTAACGCCCGTCGCGGACGGATTGAAGAGATGGAGCGGCGGGGTAATGCCCAGGTGATCCATGCTTATGTCCCCCTGGCCGAGATGTTCGGCTACGCCACGGATCTGCGTTCGCGCACCCAGGGGCGGGGTACCTATACCATGCAGTTCAGTCATTACGAGGAGGTACCTCCGTCAATGGCTGAAGCAATTATTGCCCGGCGGCGGGGATAA
- the rpsG gene encoding 30S ribosomal protein S7, with product MPRRGAVAKRDVPPDPIYNSKVVTKLINQVMLKGKKSIAERICYKAFEIIREKTGKDPLEVFEQAMKNVMPVLEVKARRVGGANYQVPVEVRPERRQTLGIRWITQYARQRGGKSMEEKLAAEIMDAANNTGGAVKKKEDTHKMAEANKAFAHYRW from the coding sequence ATGCCCAGGAGAGGCGCAGTAGCCAAGCGAGATGTGCCGCCGGACCCCATCTACAACAGCAAGGTGGTTACCAAGCTGATCAACCAGGTTATGCTCAAAGGCAAGAAGAGCATAGCCGAACGCATATGTTACAAGGCCTTTGAGATCATCCGGGAAAAAACCGGCAAGGACCCGCTTGAGGTTTTTGAGCAGGCCATGAAAAATGTTATGCCCGTGCTGGAGGTAAAGGCCCGCCGGGTAGGGGGTGCCAACTACCAGGTGCCCGTGGAAGTCCGGCCCGAGCGGCGGCAGACCCTGGGTATCCGCTGGATCACCCAGTATGCCCGGCAACGCGGCGGCAAAAGCATGGAAGAAAAGCTGGCCGCGGAAATTATGGATGCCGCCAATAATACAGGTGGGGCGGTGAAAAAGAAGGAAGACACCCACAAAATGGCGGAAGCCAACAAGGCCTTTGCCCATTACCGGTGGTAA
- the rpsL gene encoding 30S ribosomal protein S12, with protein sequence MPTISQLVRKGREKVTQKSSAPALKGSPQKRGVCTRVYTTTPKKPNSALRKVARVRLTNGIEVTSYIPGIGHNLQEHSVVLVRGGRVKDLPGVRYHIIRGALDCAGVQNRNRGRSKYGAKRPKK encoded by the coding sequence ATGCCGACCATCAGCCAGCTGGTCCGCAAGGGCCGGGAGAAGGTGACCCAAAAGTCCTCAGCCCCCGCGCTCAAGGGAAGCCCGCAAAAGCGGGGAGTATGCACCAGGGTTTACACCACAACCCCGAAGAAGCCTAACTCCGCCCTGCGCAAGGTGGCGCGGGTAAGGCTTACCAACGGGATCGAGGTAACCTCCTATATTCCGGGGATCGGGCATAATCTACAGGAACACTCGGTGGTATTAGTGCGGGGCGGCCGGGTGAAGGACCTGCCCGGTGTCCGCTACCATATTATCAGGGGTGCCCTGGATTGTGCCGGTGTGCAGAACCGCAACCGGGGCCGTTCCAAGTATGGCGCCAAGCGCCCGAAGAAATGA
- a CDS encoding L7Ae/L30e/S12e/Gadd45 family ribosomal protein — protein sequence MPLARLSNARKKMVGSKQTMKAINRGQAKVVYVAMNAERHIIDPIIQACRAKDIPLVEVDSMSQLGKACHIEVGCASAAVIED from the coding sequence ATGCCCTTGGCCCGGTTATCCAACGCCCGCAAGAAGATGGTAGGCTCCAAGCAGACCATGAAAGCCATTAATCGAGGGCAGGCAAAAGTAGTTTACGTGGCCATGAACGCGGAGCGGCATATCATTGATCCCATTATCCAGGCCTGTCGCGCCAAAGACATACCCCTGGTTGAGGTGGATTCCATGTCCCAACTGGGCAAAGCCTGCCACATCGAAGTGGGTTGTGCCTCGGCGGCGGTTATCGAAGATTAA